In Nostoc edaphicum CCNP1411, the sequence TCGGGGAAAAGCACTCAAGCACAAAGGCTTTGCAGATACTTTGAGATTCCTCTGATTTCTACAGGTGAGATTTTACGGGAAGCAATATCTGGCAATCAGCCCCTGCCGGGATTTCGATGGTCGGAAGCTGATCCCCGGACTTCTCTTTCGGTTTACGCTAGCCTGAGTGAACTAGGATATCACGCACGACCCTATATGCAAAAAGGGGAGTTAGTTCCAGACAAAATGATCATTGAATTGATCCAAATTCGCCTCAGACAACCAGATATTCAATGCGATTGGGTGTTAGAAGGCTATCCCCGTACTGCCTTCCAAGCTGAAGAATTAGATTTTTTATTAGATGATTTAGGGCAAAAGCTAGATTGGGCAATTTATCTCCAAGTTCCAGAAGCAGTTATGGTTAGTCGATCCTTGGGGCGATCGCTACCAGATGACCAACCAGAAATCGTGCAGCGCCGTGTAGAATTATTCTACGATCGCACCATTCCCATCCTAGAATATTACGACCGTCGTCGCTGCTTGTTGACCATCAACGGCGACCAATCACCAGAGATGGTGCAGCAAAATATTTTGACTCTGTTTTCAGTTCCTTGAAGAGTGCTGAGTAATGAGTGATGAGTGCTGAGTGCTGAGTGGGAGAGTTAGGAGTTTGGAAAATTCTTGCCAATGCCCAATGCTCAATGCCCAATGCCCAATAACACTAAGGTAATCTTAAGTCAGTATTGTAAAACTTGAGGCAAATCCAATGGCTTGGCAGCGTCCTGACGGTCGTCTTCCCTACGAACTACGTCCGATCAGTTTTTACCCTAGTTTCACCCGCTTTGCCCCTGGTTCTGTTCTCGCAAGATGCGGTGATACTCAGGTACTTTGTACCGTTAGCGTTAATAAGGGAGTTCCAAAGTTTCTCGAAGGAACTGGTAAAGGCTGGTTAACTGCTGAGTACCGAATGCTACCATCTGCTACCCAAAAACGCCAAGAAAGGGAATTATTGAAATTATCTGGACGGACGCAAGAAATTCAACGTCTAATTGGACGCAGCTTACGTGCAGCAGTGGATTTTGATGCACTGGGAGAACATACGCTAACTGTGGATGCTGATGTGTTACAAGCCGACGCTGGAACCAGGACAACAGCCATTACAGGCTCATTTGTGGCGTTGGCTCATGCAGTTTCTCAATTGTTGCAAGAGGGCGTGTTGGAGCGATCGCCTTTATGTGGACAGGTAGCAGCAGTTTCCGTAGGATTACTGGAGGGAGAGCCATTTTTGGATCTAAATTATATCGAAGATGTGGCTGCAACCGTAGATTTTAATGTGGTGATGAATCAACATTTGGGAATAATTGAAGTCCAAGGAACAGCCGAAGAAGGCAGCTTTAGCCGCACTCAGTTGGATCAACTTCTAGATGTCGCCCAAAAAGGAATTCAGGAATTGTTAATTGCCCAACGTGAAGCGATCGCTAACTGGGAAGCCTTGGTTGTGATTAATTAGTTTTATTAATTTTCAATAAGAATTAATAATTGTATCCTTTATGGCGTTAATCAACAAAGTATCAAGTAACTGGGTGTGAATAAATAATCATGAAAGTGATTAGTAGTTAGTGCGACTGACTACTGACAACTTGCCATTGAAGGTGATAAGGAGCATCTATTTTTTCCAGCCTACCTAATCTGTGATGTTAAATGTTTCAAAAGTTAAAAAGGAGGATTGTAATAAGTTCGGTATTGTATTGCTGGAAGCC encodes:
- a CDS encoding adenylate kinase family protein, whose amino-acid sequence is MRLVILGGSGSGKSTQAQRLCRYFEIPLISTGEILREAISGNQPLPGFRWSEADPRTSLSVYASLSELGYHARPYMQKGELVPDKMIIELIQIRLRQPDIQCDWVLEGYPRTAFQAEELDFLLDDLGQKLDWAIYLQVPEAVMVSRSLGRSLPDDQPEIVQRRVELFYDRTIPILEYYDRRRCLLTINGDQSPEMVQQNILTLFSVP
- the rph gene encoding ribonuclease PH, whose amino-acid sequence is MAWQRPDGRLPYELRPISFYPSFTRFAPGSVLARCGDTQVLCTVSVNKGVPKFLEGTGKGWLTAEYRMLPSATQKRQERELLKLSGRTQEIQRLIGRSLRAAVDFDALGEHTLTVDADVLQADAGTRTTAITGSFVALAHAVSQLLQEGVLERSPLCGQVAAVSVGLLEGEPFLDLNYIEDVAATVDFNVVMNQHLGIIEVQGTAEEGSFSRTQLDQLLDVAQKGIQELLIAQREAIANWEALVVIN